One window from the genome of Candidatus Planktophila sp. encodes:
- a CDS encoding phosphoglyceromutase, giving the protein MSNFELILLRHGESEWNAKNLFTGWVDVALSSKGQDEARRGGLLLAERDLLPDLLHTSLLRRAIHTAQLALDVCDRHWIPVQRSWRLNERHYGALQGKDKAQTLAQYGEAQFQLWRRSFDVPPPPIDDNDEFSQSNDPRYAGINAPKTECLKDVIDRMLPYWHESIVPDLKRGKRVLVTAHGNSLRALVKHLDGISDADIAGLNIPTGIPLYYKLDSDLTPVTKGGEYLDPTAAKDAIAAVANQGKQTN; this is encoded by the coding sequence ATGAGCAATTTTGAATTAATTCTTCTACGCCACGGTGAATCTGAATGGAATGCCAAGAATCTTTTCACTGGTTGGGTCGATGTAGCGCTATCGAGCAAGGGCCAAGACGAGGCCCGAAGAGGTGGTCTACTCCTGGCCGAGCGAGATCTCCTTCCCGACTTACTCCACACATCTTTGCTGCGTCGCGCGATCCATACAGCACAATTGGCTTTAGATGTATGTGATCGGCATTGGATACCAGTACAACGCTCATGGCGCCTCAATGAGCGTCACTATGGTGCTTTACAGGGAAAAGATAAAGCCCAAACCTTGGCACAGTATGGCGAAGCGCAGTTCCAGCTGTGGCGCCGTTCATTTGATGTCCCACCACCACCAATTGATGACAATGATGAGTTTTCACAGAGCAATGATCCACGTTACGCAGGAATTAATGCGCCAAAGACTGAGTGTTTAAAGGATGTCATCGATCGAATGTTGCCATATTGGCATGAATCTATAGTGCCGGATTTAAAACGTGGAAAACGTGTTCTTGTCACCGCACATGGAAACTCCCTTCGTGCTCTTGTAAAGCATTTAGATGGAATCAGCGATGCCGATATTGCTGGGCTTAATATTCCAACAGGAATCCCTTTGTACTACAAACTCGATTCCGATTTAACACCAGTCACTAAAGGTGGAGAGTATTTAGATCCAACTGCTGCCAAAGATGCAATTGCGGCAGTTGCAAATCAGGGAAAACAAACGAATTAA
- a CDS encoding CarD family transcriptional regulator, which translates to MTFKVGETVVYPHHGAALIEAIEMRVIKGEEKTYLVLKIAQGDLTVRVPAENVDLVGVRDVVDSAGLDRVFNVLRQPYTEEPTNWSRRYKANLEKLASGDVIKVAEVVRDLYRRDLDRGLSAGEKRMLAKAKQILISELALAERTDEEKAATILDEVLAS; encoded by the coding sequence ATGACATTTAAGGTCGGCGAAACCGTTGTTTATCCCCATCACGGAGCAGCTCTTATTGAAGCAATTGAGATGCGCGTGATCAAAGGCGAAGAAAAGACCTATCTAGTGTTGAAAATCGCGCAAGGTGATCTCACTGTTCGAGTCCCTGCGGAGAACGTAGATTTAGTTGGTGTTCGTGATGTTGTTGACTCTGCCGGCCTAGACCGAGTATTTAATGTTTTACGCCAGCCATACACTGAAGAGCCAACTAACTGGTCGCGACGCTACAAGGCCAATCTTGAAAAATTAGCATCAGGTGACGTTATTAAAGTTGCTGAAGTTGTTCGTGATTTGTACCGTCGTGATTTAGACCGCGGCCTATCAGCCGGTGAAAAGCGCATGCTCGCCAAGGCGAAGCAGATTCTTATCTCAGAGCTTGCTCTCGCCGAGCGAACCGATGAGGAGAAAGCTGCAACGATCCTTGACGAGGTTCTCGCTTCATAA